One Faecalicatena sp. Marseille-Q4148 DNA window includes the following coding sequences:
- a CDS encoding carbohydrate-binding family 9-like protein, producing the protein MQYKVKIISSKQELHTCSRFEVSHGLWGTDTFPQTYGYLGFVPGEGFYLSMTCLEKDPYTACHVQQGSVCKDSAMEFFLQCFEAKENPDIYLNIEFNSAGIMHAKYGSSRSGRTPLPLEGEDALVWASHKEDDSWSEEVFLPLSLLEKLYPGITFEQGSRFRCNFYKISETPAIEHYAAYAPLPVPKPDFHLPEFFAEAILV; encoded by the coding sequence ATGCAGTACAAAGTTAAAATTATATCATCAAAACAAGAATTGCATACCTGTTCCCGTTTCGAAGTCAGCCATGGACTGTGGGGAACAGATACATTTCCCCAGACATACGGATATCTTGGATTTGTTCCGGGCGAGGGATTTTATCTCTCAATGACCTGTCTCGAGAAAGATCCTTACACCGCATGTCACGTTCAGCAGGGTTCTGTCTGCAAAGACAGCGCTATGGAATTCTTCCTTCAGTGTTTTGAGGCGAAAGAAAATCCTGACATTTATCTGAACATCGAATTTAACTCTGCGGGAATCATGCACGCCAAGTACGGCAGCAGCCGTTCAGGCCGCACACCTCTTCCGTTGGAAGGCGAGGACGCACTTGTCTGGGCAAGCCACAAAGAAGATGACAGCTGGAGCGAAGAAGTATTTCTTCCACTTTCACTTCTTGAGAAGCTTTATCCAGGAATCACATTTGAACAGGGAAGCCGTTTCCGGTGTAATTTTTATAAGATTTCTGAGACACCGGCTATTGAGCATTATGCTGCTTACGCACCGCTTCCGGTTCCGAAACCTGATTTTCATTTACCGGAATTTTTTGCTGAAGCAATTCTGGTATAA
- the nagB gene encoding glucosamine-6-phosphate deaminase encodes MRIIVTKDYEDMSKKAAAIIAAQVAEKPDCVLGLATGSTPIGTYKNLVEWYENGSLDFSQVRTVNLDEYRGLPRDNDQSYYYFMHDNLFNHVNIDEANTNVPDGTNPDADAECARYEALIASYGGQDLQLLGLGHNGHIGFNEPAQEFDKTTHCVDLQESTIEANKRFFASADDVPKQAYTMGIGTIMKAKKILVVANGEGKADIVAKAFFGPVTPEVPASILQFHPNVTIVVDEAAASKLPR; translated from the coding sequence ATGCGCATTATTGTAACAAAAGACTATGAAGACATGAGTAAAAAAGCTGCTGCGATCATCGCTGCACAAGTTGCTGAGAAACCGGACTGTGTTCTTGGACTTGCAACTGGTTCCACTCCGATCGGAACATATAAAAATCTGGTAGAATGGTATGAGAACGGAAGTCTTGACTTCTCTCAGGTAAGAACAGTCAACCTGGACGAATACAGAGGTCTTCCACGCGACAACGACCAGAGCTACTATTACTTCATGCATGACAATTTATTCAACCATGTCAATATTGATGAAGCTAACACAAACGTACCGGATGGTACAAATCCAGATGCTGACGCAGAATGTGCACGCTATGAAGCACTGATCGCTTCTTACGGCGGACAGGATCTTCAGCTTCTTGGACTTGGACATAATGGTCATATCGGATTCAATGAACCGGCTCAGGAATTCGATAAGACAACACACTGTGTAGACCTTCAGGAAAGCACAATCGAAGCTAACAAGCGTTTCTTCGCCTCTGCAGATGATGTTCCGAAACAGGCATATACAATGGGAATCGGCACAATCATGAAAGCAAAGAAAATCCTCGTTGTTGCAAATGGTGAAGGCAAAGCTGATATCGTTGCAAAAGCATTTTTCGGACCAGTAACACCAGAAGTTCCGGCTTCTATCCTGCAGTTCCATCCAAATGTGACAATCGTTGTTGACGAGGCTGCCGCTTCTAAACTTCCAAGATAA
- the nagA gene encoding N-acetylglucosamine-6-phosphate deacetylase yields MIIKNVNVYGEDRTFAPGEVIIEDGLFAASASDESEIIDGEGCYAIPGLIDIHFHGCMGYDSCDGTQEALEKIAEYEASVGVTTICPATMTLPVDTLEEILKNAADYKNESGARLVGLNMEGPFISPEKKGAQDEHYIVSCDANIYRRFQNAANGLVKFVGIAPERDVEGAVKFIREVKDEVTVSLAHTNADYDAAKAAYDAGARHAVHLYNAMPAFSHRAPGVIGAAHDCKECMVELICDGVHIHPSVVRATFDMFGADRICMISDSMRATGMPDGRYTLGGLDVDVVGNRATLTSNGALAGSATNLADCMRVAVKDMHIPLEDVVGCVTINPAKALKLDDRYGSIAPGKIGNLVLLDKDLNLKKVIING; encoded by the coding sequence ATGATTATTAAAAATGTAAATGTATACGGAGAAGACAGAACATTCGCTCCGGGAGAAGTAATTATCGAAGACGGTCTCTTTGCCGCTTCTGCTTCCGATGAGAGTGAAATCATCGACGGCGAAGGCTGCTATGCCATTCCGGGACTCATTGACATTCATTTCCACGGATGTATGGGATACGATTCCTGTGACGGAACTCAGGAAGCCCTGGAAAAAATCGCAGAATACGAAGCTTCTGTCGGCGTAACGACCATCTGCCCTGCAACAATGACACTTCCGGTAGATACTCTGGAAGAAATCCTGAAAAATGCTGCTGATTATAAAAATGAATCCGGCGCAAGACTGGTTGGTCTGAATATGGAAGGACCATTCATCAGTCCGGAAAAGAAAGGCGCACAGGACGAGCACTACATTGTATCCTGTGATGCTAATATCTACAGACGATTCCAAAATGCTGCAAACGGACTTGTGAAATTCGTCGGAATTGCTCCGGAACGTGATGTGGAAGGCGCTGTAAAATTCATCCGGGAAGTAAAAGATGAAGTCACAGTATCTCTCGCACATACAAACGCAGATTACGATGCTGCAAAAGCAGCCTATGATGCCGGCGCAAGACATGCCGTTCATCTCTACAATGCAATGCCTGCATTTTCCCACCGTGCACCTGGCGTAATCGGCGCTGCCCACGACTGCAAAGAATGTATGGTAGAACTGATCTGTGACGGTGTACACATCCATCCTTCTGTTGTCCGCGCTACATTCGATATGTTCGGCGCTGACCGCATCTGCATGATCAGCGACAGTATGAGAGCAACAGGAATGCCGGACGGCCGCTATACTCTTGGCGGATTAGATGTAGACGTTGTCGGAAACCGTGCAACGCTTACTTCTAACGGCGCTCTTGCCGGTTCCGCAACAAACCTCGCTGACTGCATGCGTGTTGCTGTGAAAGATATGCATATCCCACTGGAAGATGTAGTTGGCTGCGTAACGATCAATCCTGCCAAAGCGCTGAAATTAGATGACCGCTATGGAAGTATTGCACCAGGTAAGATCGGTAATCTTGTGCTTCTTGACAAAGATCTGAATTTAAAGAAAGTCATTATCAACGGTTAA
- a CDS encoding HAD family phosphatase, which translates to MEQGLVFDMDGLIFDTERIVKQSWDDVGKDLGIPDMGEHIFRTIGFNRERRAVYFRENIREDFPVEEFSERTRRRFYEIAETEGVEIKPGARELLEYGKQNGFKIALATSSRRAYAEQLLKDAGLYEYFDGFVFGDMVTHSKPDPEVYVRACEQIGLLPKQCTAFEDAPAGVCSAHAAGLCTCMVPDLVEPEEPVRQLADYVFRSLHEAIGMLKRRINR; encoded by the coding sequence ATGGAGCAAGGACTTGTATTTGATATGGATGGTTTGATTTTTGATACAGAACGTATTGTGAAACAATCCTGGGATGATGTAGGAAAGGATTTGGGAATTCCGGATATGGGCGAGCATATTTTCCGTACGATTGGTTTTAATAGAGAACGGCGGGCAGTATATTTTCGGGAGAACATCCGTGAGGACTTTCCGGTAGAAGAATTCTCTGAACGAACACGAAGAAGATTTTACGAAATTGCAGAGACCGAAGGAGTAGAAATCAAACCGGGCGCCAGAGAATTGCTGGAATACGGAAAGCAAAACGGATTTAAGATTGCCCTTGCAACATCTTCGAGACGCGCTTATGCGGAACAGCTTTTAAAAGATGCAGGGCTTTATGAATATTTTGACGGATTTGTATTTGGAGATATGGTGACGCACAGCAAACCGGATCCGGAGGTGTATGTGCGTGCCTGTGAACAGATTGGACTTTTGCCAAAGCAGTGTACTGCATTCGAAGACGCACCGGCAGGAGTCTGTTCTGCTCATGCAGCAGGACTTTGTACCTGTATGGTTCCGGATCTTGTAGAGCCGGAGGAACCGGTGCGTCAGCTTGCAGATTATGTGTTTCGGTCACTTCACGAAGCAATCGGAATGTTGAAACGGCGAATTAACCGTTGA
- a CDS encoding sugar phosphate isomerase/epimerase translates to MTEIGFASDFGGQGTRLCDVKATLEKIAKAGFTHIHWCHEWDGDYYYSHAEMELIKSWFDEYGLKAKSLHASKGSRIRSAIRKDAESRKDFTSANEYSRRAGVELIKNRLDLAQVLGATEIVIHMYVPYMTFQEQPGSEETFYQQAFRSLDELEPYARERGIRICLETMLEAPAELQYEEFDRLFERYDKEYLGICWDTGHTHIILNERQAEFGRRYQDRIFSVHLNDNLGGPRIDLTDHEDMAGSCDLHWIPGEGTIDWEEAAEVLAASSYELPIVMELNGYDDQDEFLRRSYEAGVRLTEMITEKRQQRRKK, encoded by the coding sequence GTGACAGAAATAGGATTTGCCTCTGATTTCGGGGGACAAGGGACAAGACTTTGTGATGTGAAAGCAACACTGGAGAAGATTGCAAAAGCAGGATTTACGCATATACACTGGTGTCATGAGTGGGATGGAGATTATTATTATTCCCACGCAGAGATGGAATTGATTAAGAGCTGGTTTGATGAATACGGATTGAAGGCAAAATCCCTTCATGCATCCAAGGGAAGCCGCATTCGTTCTGCGATTCGTAAAGATGCAGAGAGTCGAAAGGATTTTACATCTGCCAATGAATACAGCAGAAGAGCAGGTGTGGAACTTATTAAGAATCGTCTGGATCTGGCGCAGGTGCTTGGAGCGACAGAAATTGTGATTCATATGTATGTTCCTTATATGACTTTTCAGGAGCAACCCGGAAGTGAAGAAACATTTTATCAGCAGGCGTTTCGGTCCCTGGACGAATTGGAACCGTATGCAAGGGAGCGGGGGATTCGGATCTGTCTGGAAACGATGCTGGAAGCGCCGGCAGAACTGCAGTATGAGGAGTTTGACCGGCTGTTTGAACGATATGACAAAGAGTATCTTGGCATTTGCTGGGATACGGGACATACTCATATCATTTTAAATGAGCGGCAGGCAGAGTTTGGCAGACGCTATCAGGACAGGATTTTCAGCGTTCATTTGAATGATAATCTGGGAGGTCCCCGCATTGATCTTACAGATCATGAAGATATGGCAGGAAGCTGTGATCTGCACTGGATTCCGGGAGAAGGAACCATTGACTGGGAGGAAGCAGCAGAAGTGCTTGCGGCATCTTCATATGAACTTCCAATTGTGATGGAATTAAATGGCTATGATGATCAGGATGAATTTCTGCGAAGAAGTTATGAAGCGGGAGTTCGTCTGACGGAAATGATTACAGAGAAACGTCAGCAGAGAAGAAAGAAATAA
- a CDS encoding SseB family protein: MTVQERKEFIKKMQEKQHLYVPFCQATHLPFVICDPESFNDQVHMFTETGTLAEFTKPYEEEKYSFNMAEIAVPHRLQFLISLLTIGVNSIVLHEGEVCSEAEIREIVNVVDYSKVPEEKRPLLNPQLHLSTVYFVQELRRPIQDRNLEKLAELEEEMCVNLVRSSYLFPIDVVEEEGDPEKKTIRFPYLKDGSDQMLQPIFTDGPELQRFLKGKKLQIRKVKFEDLDKYLSKDSIGYTLNPFGVNLVLKREQIPELLERFQKVEE; the protein is encoded by the coding sequence CCGTTTTGTCAGGCGACACATTTGCCGTTTGTAATCTGTGATCCGGAAAGTTTTAATGATCAGGTACATATGTTTACAGAGACAGGAACTCTTGCAGAGTTTACAAAGCCGTATGAAGAGGAAAAATACAGTTTTAATATGGCTGAAATTGCAGTGCCGCATCGGCTGCAGTTTCTTATCAGTTTGCTGACGATCGGGGTGAATTCGATTGTCCTGCACGAAGGAGAAGTGTGCAGTGAAGCTGAGATCAGAGAAATCGTAAATGTGGTGGACTACTCCAAAGTTCCGGAAGAAAAGCGTCCGCTGTTAAATCCGCAGCTGCACTTATCTACAGTATATTTTGTTCAGGAATTGCGAAGACCGATTCAGGACAGAAATTTGGAAAAACTGGCAGAGCTTGAGGAGGAAATGTGCGTGAATCTTGTGCGTTCCTCTTACCTCTTCCCGATTGATGTGGTAGAAGAGGAGGGAGATCCTGAGAAGAAGACAATTCGTTTCCCATATTTGAAAGATGGAAGCGACCAGATGCTGCAGCCGATTTTCACAGACGGACCGGAGCTTCAACGATTTCTGAAAGGGAAAAAACTCCAGATCCGCAAGGTGAAATTTGAAGATTTGGATAAATATCTTTCAAAAGACAGCATAGGTTATACATTGAATCCATTTGGAGTAAATCTCGTGCTGAAGCGGGAACAGATTCCGGAATTACTCGAAAGATTTCAAAAAGTTGAGGAATAA